The following are encoded together in the Pedobacter steynii genome:
- a CDS encoding DUF4369 domain-containing protein produces MKYFFLAIVMSVALAGNAQILKFEGELSGLTAGTKVILSDMMKQQFHDTAKVRNNAFAFECKLPGAGLYVLRVGLVGKSPESRIFYLDAGNVSLKGERGKLKKATLSGDEPFMKDWLRFDHIQQNDPILSRQKRENDTVIMLAMKTGSYDGLMSDTAFVRRSSATYPLVDAKKIALARTWLAENPNSDINAYIIYKYLRRDFTEEEMKRALDKLSPASRNSLIGKTLITGGR; encoded by the coding sequence ATGAAATACTTTTTTTTAGCAATAGTAATGTCAGTCGCCTTGGCGGGCAATGCGCAGATCCTAAAATTTGAAGGGGAGCTTTCCGGATTAACAGCAGGTACAAAAGTGATCCTGTCAGACATGATGAAGCAGCAGTTCCATGATACGGCGAAGGTGCGCAACAATGCTTTTGCGTTTGAGTGTAAACTGCCAGGTGCAGGCTTGTATGTACTACGTGTAGGCCTGGTTGGGAAAAGCCCTGAAAGCCGCATCTTTTATTTGGATGCGGGAAATGTTTCCTTAAAGGGCGAACGTGGCAAATTGAAAAAAGCTACATTGTCGGGTGACGAACCTTTTATGAAGGATTGGCTTCGATTCGATCATATTCAGCAAAATGATCCCATTTTGTCTCGCCAGAAACGTGAGAATGATACGGTGATCATGTTGGCGATGAAGACCGGTTCATACGATGGCCTAATGTCGGATACTGCTTTTGTCAGGCGATCAAGTGCCACTTATCCTTTAGTAGATGCGAAAAAGATAGCATTGGCCAGAACCTGGCTTGCGGAAAATCCAAATTCTGATATCAATGCTTACATCATTTATAAATACCTGCGCCGGGATTTTACAGAAGAGGAAATGAAACGTGCGCTGGATAAACTCAGTCCAGCCTCTCGTAATTCGTTGATTGGAAAAACGCTGATTACCGGAGGAAGGTAA
- a CDS encoding TlpA family protein disulfide reductase: protein MNIKVMITMAAMLATGYAYGQSKQKPTVKKRPAIAKAPQENGQLLAGMKAPVLKVAEWLSEVPDMKGKFVALDFWGPSCKPCIAGFPHINELHHKYKDQVVFIAATTDEDPGEVYSFSAGAPVEFYSMMQKAKAWEDYKVQGIPHMLLIDPAGIVRYSGNGFELSETMLQDIIKKHGNK, encoded by the coding sequence ATGAACATAAAAGTAATGATAACGATGGCTGCGATGCTGGCAACGGGATACGCATATGGACAATCAAAGCAAAAGCCAACTGTAAAAAAAAGACCGGCTATAGCCAAAGCGCCGCAGGAAAATGGACAATTGCTTGCAGGTATGAAAGCGCCTGTGCTGAAAGTGGCGGAATGGCTTTCTGAGGTTCCGGACATGAAAGGTAAATTTGTTGCCCTTGATTTTTGGGGACCCTCTTGCAAACCTTGTATCGCTGGCTTTCCGCACATCAACGAGCTGCATCATAAGTACAAAGATCAGGTTGTTTTTATAGCGGCTACTACAGATGAAGATCCGGGGGAAGTTTATTCTTTTTCAGCGGGTGCTCCGGTTGAATTTTATAGCATGATGCAAAAAGCAAAAGCCTGGGAAGACTACAAGGTACAGGGCATTCCACATATGCTATTGATTGATCCAGCGGGAATCGTTCGCTATAGCGGAAATGGTTTTGAGCTGAGTGAAACCATGCTTCAGGACATCATTAAGAAACACGGTAATAAATAA
- a CDS encoding protein-disulfide reductase DsbD domain-containing protein: MKRTLMLTALVFLLNASSYSQILKPITWSYVAKKMSATEATLYIKASLEKGWHLYSQNVGEGGPVATSFYFPASKLYDMVGRTIEPKPIKKFEPVFMMEVSYFETTAIFQQKVKLKGKQATVKGSVKFMVCNDKQCLPPSEIFFSIPVK; this comes from the coding sequence ATGAAACGGACCCTAATGTTAACTGCACTCGTTTTTCTGTTGAATGCAAGTAGCTACAGTCAGATTCTTAAACCGATCACCTGGAGTTATGTGGCAAAAAAAATGAGTGCTACTGAAGCAACACTATACATCAAAGCAAGTCTGGAGAAGGGTTGGCACCTCTATTCTCAAAATGTTGGTGAAGGAGGCCCTGTGGCTACTTCTTTCTACTTCCCGGCTTCTAAATTATACGATATGGTGGGCAGAACCATAGAGCCAAAGCCGATTAAGAAGTTTGAGCCTGTATTCATGATGGAGGTTAGCTACTTTGAAACTACTGCCATTTTCCAACAGAAGGTGAAACTAAAAGGTAAACAGGCTACAGTAAAAGGATCAGTCAAATTCATGGTCTGTAATGACAAACAATGCCTTCCTCCTTCAGAAATATTCTTCAGCATACCTGTTAAATAA